One Mesomycoplasma molare genomic window carries:
- a CDS encoding ABC transporter substrate-binding protein has translation MNKKLRKILINSSVINLPLLALIVTSCSNSTENNFVDKKISKNYDFGLATEPINNLNYIRYKSLDKVLPALIDPFAKSGPSANLKSIINVNDFNMVMIDTSNTKDEKGNDSNNFNDFFKLKSELETNDGYGRVTGSFLRLADIGFVGGLGKSSIGDLRRNASIYAFRSPKNSNNYFAFTGFVNNKQNLWSNGDIISAQDLRDYLEYILDLNTGSQRLDQVRKYGIRSTERFINAQKDYLQKFNKIYQNPWGRRKYILNERNEYIQDPNQEVWTSQTKDKQGNPLDTKEVEEIKAAALDFGFYTGQLFLDYSNEIINANLKYNPSFKLALRNESQKFKILVNENAKDEKDKFQDITLVPNVFVNPYQEFSQTQDNIFAKYKQLAESENSFSLIFDENKTPSIIYLIASIYTNLYPANRKYIETVAGGIDKFGSEPKKFLTSGAFKINQDEIILGPQGQIVLEKNKDYYDSKNTISNKIKIYFSTDRNTNATFFEDGYISQTYIPASKINKYWSSEEYKNYLNKNQGYGTIAYGFNLDNETNANSYIQDQDLRNAIYYSINREDAIKYVGWDFSFPVNTWTSYGQYRTFDGKNIETYFGDLSSNAKNNKEFQLQNYDFLVHLSKGYTFEKTIRGDFAFDKETAQYYLERFKSKHPNLKQVHLTFLNNSSDEQKKAGLFLKESVLKVLGSYVNIELKSLPENTFASFIEEGKYDIIYQNYDKLGGSGAHDYVSVFFANDEIDSLLQKNIAFKENPVGSYTYGEYIANLLLDQIDSKSSNQEKIQNILNSYLLNIDNKLKSIDELNSEYTLLKNKENLSNLEISSFASKSSLLLSDAFAKELNENEVKIYNAFFIKSALEYFLINNNNIKISRLKKMYINYITNFFTVDQIANITKDTKQRLKFNQSITKENYVSLDFWNKFIELSLQLNTENRNNYSDRISAFFSGNFTEAEFKEGWTQELVYLFIGELEKIIRDGAFVVPLMEVDTNWEITKVAGVDSLYTFALQYAYDFTNPPLAGLPRKRV, from the coding sequence ATGAATAAAAAACTTAGAAAAATTTTAATTAATTCTAGTGTAATTAATTTGCCTTTATTAGCCTTAATAGTTACTTCTTGTTCTAACTCAACCGAAAATAATTTTGTAGATAAAAAGATTTCTAAAAATTATGATTTTGGTTTAGCCACTGAGCCAATTAATAATTTAAATTATATTCGCTATAAATCTTTAGATAAAGTTTTACCAGCACTAATTGATCCTTTTGCTAAATCAGGACCTAGCGCTAATTTAAAATCAATAATAAATGTAAATGATTTTAATATGGTTATGATAGATACATCAAATACTAAAGATGAAAAAGGTAATGATTCAAATAATTTTAATGATTTCTTTAAATTAAAAAGCGAATTAGAAACAAATGATGGTTATGGTAGAGTAACTGGTTCGTTTTTAAGACTAGCAGATATTGGTTTTGTTGGGGGACTTGGCAAAAGTTCAATAGGTGATTTAAGAAGAAACGCTTCCATATACGCCTTTAGAAGTCCTAAGAATTCTAATAATTATTTTGCTTTTACAGGTTTTGTTAACAATAAACAAAATCTTTGAAGTAATGGAGATATTATAAGTGCTCAGGACTTAAGGGATTATTTAGAGTATATTTTGGATTTAAATACAGGTTCTCAAAGATTAGATCAAGTTCGTAAATATGGAATTAGAAGCACAGAAAGATTTATAAATGCTCAAAAAGATTATTTACAAAAATTTAATAAAATTTATCAAAACCCTTGAGGTCGTAGAAAATATATATTGAATGAAAGAAATGAGTATATTCAAGATCCAAATCAAGAAGTGTGAACATCACAAACCAAAGATAAACAAGGTAATCCTTTAGACACAAAAGAAGTCGAAGAAATAAAAGCCGCTGCATTAGATTTTGGTTTTTATACAGGACAACTCTTTTTAGACTATTCTAATGAAATAATTAATGCCAATTTAAAATATAATCCTAGTTTTAAATTAGCATTGCGTAATGAAAGTCAAAAGTTTAAAATTTTAGTTAATGAAAATGCAAAAGATGAAAAAGATAAATTTCAAGATATTACTTTAGTTCCAAATGTATTTGTGAATCCGTATCAAGAATTTTCACAAACACAAGATAATATTTTTGCTAAATATAAACAATTAGCAGAATCGGAAAATAGTTTTTCTTTGATTTTTGATGAAAACAAAACACCAAGTATTATATATTTAATTGCAAGTATTTATACTAATTTATACCCAGCAAATAGAAAATACATTGAAACTGTTGCTGGCGGAATTGATAAATTTGGTTCAGAACCAAAGAAATTTTTAACAAGTGGAGCATTTAAAATAAATCAAGATGAAATCATATTAGGTCCACAAGGACAAATCGTTTTAGAAAAAAATAAAGATTATTACGATTCTAAAAATACAATTTCTAATAAGATAAAAATCTACTTCTCAACAGATAGAAATACAAATGCTACATTTTTTGAAGATGGTTATATTTCTCAAACATATATTCCAGCTTCAAAAATAAATAAATATTGATCAAGTGAAGAATACAAAAATTATTTAAATAAAAATCAAGGTTATGGAACAATTGCTTATGGTTTTAATTTAGATAATGAAACAAATGCTAATAGTTATATTCAAGATCAAGATTTAAGAAATGCAATTTACTATTCAATAAATAGAGAAGATGCTATAAAATACGTTGGTTGAGACTTTTCATTCCCCGTAAATACTTGAACTTCTTATGGTCAATATAGAACATTCGATGGTAAAAACATTGAAACTTATTTTGGAGATTTAAGTTCGAATGCAAAAAATAATAAAGAATTTCAATTACAAAATTATGACTTTTTAGTTCATTTATCAAAAGGATATACTTTTGAAAAAACAATAAGAGGTGATTTTGCTTTTGATAAAGAAACAGCTCAATATTATCTAGAGCGTTTTAAAAGTAAACACCCTAATTTAAAACAAGTTCATCTAACATTTTTAAACAATTCTTCAGATGAACAAAAAAAAGCTGGACTATTTTTGAAAGAATCAGTTTTAAAAGTTTTAGGTTCATATGTTAATATTGAATTAAAAAGCTTACCAGAAAATACTTTTGCTTCCTTTATAGAAGAAGGTAAATATGACATAATTTATCAAAATTATGATAAATTAGGTGGTTCAGGTGCTCATGATTATGTTTCGGTATTTTTTGCTAATGATGAAATTGATAGCTTATTACAAAAAAATATAGCATTTAAAGAAAATCCTGTAGGTTCTTACACTTATGGTGAATATATAGCTAATTTATTGTTAGATCAAATTGATAGTAAATCATCAAATCAAGAAAAAATTCAAAATATTTTAAATTCTTATTTACTAAATATAGATAATAAATTGAAATCTATTGATGAATTAAATAGCGAATATACTTTATTAAAAAATAAAGAAAACCTTTCCAATTTAGAAATATCATCATTCGCTTCTAAATCTAGTTTATTATTAAGTGATGCATTTGCTAAAGAATTAAATGAAAATGAAGTAAAAATATATAACGCATTTTTCATAAAAAGTGCATTAGAGTATTTTTTAATTAATAATAACAACATTAAAATCAGTCGTCTCAAAAAGATGTACATTAATTATATAACTAACTTTTTTACCGTTGATCAAATTGCAAATATTACCAAAGATACAAAACAAAGATTAAAATTCAATCAATCAATAACTAAAGAAAATTATGTTTCATTAGATTTTTGAAATAAATTTATTGAATTATCACTGCAACTAAATACAGAAAATAGAAATAATTATTCTGATAGAATTTCTGCTTTCTTTTCCGGAAATTTCACTGAAGCTGAATTTAAAGAAGGTTGAACTCAAGAATTAGTATACTTATTTATTGGAGAATTAGAAAAGATTATAAGAGATGGTGCTTTTGTGGTTCCTTTAATGGAAGTGGATACTAATTGAGAAATAACAAAAGTTGCGGGTGTAGATTCTTTATATACATT